The following are encoded in a window of Alphaproteobacteria bacterium genomic DNA:
- the rodA gene encoding rod shape-determining protein RodA yields the protein MALAFMPRPIRELPWITLGLVIAIAGFSDLVLYSAAGGKLTWALPQALRFVVFLGMAIALSWVRMEWVKQAAFPAYVLTLLLLIFVEAIGFVGGGAQRWISLGFINLQPSELMKPVIVLAAAHFYALLPSREIRGWSAIWPAAVLIGIPAALILVQPDLGTATMVVLGGLTVMFLAGLPLRLFLGGAAVLAVVGPVAFSFLHDYQQQRVLIFMNPEADPLGAGYHITQSKIAIGSGGLTGNGYLQGTQSHFAFLPEPHTDFIFATMAEEWGLMGGLFLIVSFTLILRWGMRVASESRDRFSRLAAGGLTMTIFFYVAINLMMVMGLAPVVGVPLPLFSYGGSAMMTVMICLGILMAVERQNRTDTRRG from the coding sequence ATGGCCCTCGCCTTCATGCCCAGGCCGATCCGCGAGCTACCCTGGATCACGCTCGGACTGGTCATCGCCATCGCCGGCTTCAGCGATCTCGTCCTTTATTCGGCCGCGGGCGGCAAGCTGACCTGGGCGCTGCCCCAGGCCCTGCGCTTCGTCGTCTTCCTCGGCATGGCGATCGCCCTTTCCTGGGTGCGGATGGAATGGGTCAAGCAGGCCGCCTTCCCGGCCTATGTGCTGACCCTGCTGCTGCTGATCTTCGTCGAGGCGATCGGCTTCGTCGGCGGCGGCGCCCAGCGCTGGATCAGCCTCGGCTTCATCAACCTCCAGCCGAGCGAGCTGATGAAGCCGGTGATCGTGCTCGCGGCCGCCCATTTCTACGCCCTCCTGCCCTCGCGCGAGATCCGCGGCTGGAGCGCGATCTGGCCGGCCGCCGTGCTGATCGGAATCCCGGCGGCTCTGATCCTCGTGCAGCCCGACCTCGGCACGGCGACGATGGTCGTGCTGGGCGGGCTGACGGTGATGTTCCTCGCCGGCCTGCCGCTTCGCCTGTTCCTCGGCGGCGCGGCCGTGCTGGCGGTGGTCGGGCCGGTCGCCTTCAGCTTCCTCCACGATTACCAGCAGCAGCGAGTCCTGATCTTCATGAACCCCGAGGCCGATCCGCTCGGCGCGGGCTATCACATCACCCAGTCGAAGATCGCGATCGGCTCGGGCGGGCTCACCGGCAACGGCTACCTCCAGGGCACGCAGAGCCACTTCGCCTTCCTGCCCGAGCCGCACACCGATTTCATCTTCGCCACCATGGCCGAGGAATGGGGGCTGATGGGCGGGCTGTTCCTGATCGTCTCCTTCACCCTGATCCTGCGCTGGGGAATGCGGGTCGCGAGCGAATCGCGCGACCGCTTCTCCCGCCTCGCGGCAGGGGGGCTGACCATGACGATATTCTTCTACGTGGCGATAAACCTGATGATGGTCATGGGCCTGGCGCCGGTCGTCGGCGTCCCGCTGCCGCTCTTTTCCTACGGCGGATCGGCGATGATGACGGTGATGATCTGCCTCGGCATCCTGATGGCGGTGGAGCGCCAGAACCGCACCGACACGCGGCGCGGCTGA
- the mrdA gene encoding penicillin-binding protein 2, translated as MKLWKGRPRPLVSESTQTAIFTRRTFVLGAAQAGVATLLAGRMGYIAIAQNQRYRDMAEENRVQMRLIPPRRGWILDRYGNPIAINRGDVRIDIIPDLLQDEERVLRELTEILELPPEEVQRIREGIARSSGYQPVPVAEHVPPDKYFAVSVRQPELPGVAPLRAFTRYYPEGAAVGHLVGYVGVPNQQEYEAENRNPLLITPGFKVGKQGLEQTLEQRLRGRPGAARVEVTARGRLVRELQTLPDVRGAPLRTTIDAGLQSYAARRAGDQSAAVVVIDVRSGDLLCMVSMPCYDPNNFSDGISHSEWDMMAQDERHPMINKVLQGLYPPGSTCKPMNALALLEAGVDPDERVVCAHSYPVGNHVFHCDTTHGPIAMKDAVSRSCDIYFYHMCRRVGVQAVAPMMRHMGYGERFDLPFASQRYGTVPDAAWLQRREHRAWQEYDTINMSIGQGYVLVNPLQQAMQVARIASGRMLHPRLLADRPVNLGEPLPIAPDHLAFIRSAMEATVNGNGTARGAKLPLDNVLMGGKTGTAQVRRITMGERAGGVRSNESLAWRMRDHSHFVAFAPTNAPRYACAALVEHGGFGAQAAAPLVRDVMTYLFDKDRAMAALLPLEEQWGGSIAQRMEREAREWAARTPAAAPRAEPT; from the coding sequence ATGAAGCTGTGGAAGGGCCGCCCGCGCCCGCTCGTCAGCGAAAGCACCCAGACGGCGATCTTCACCCGCCGAACCTTCGTTCTCGGAGCCGCCCAGGCCGGGGTCGCGACTTTGCTCGCCGGACGGATGGGCTATATCGCCATCGCCCAGAACCAGCGCTACCGCGACATGGCCGAGGAGAACCGGGTCCAGATGCGGCTCATCCCGCCGCGGCGCGGCTGGATTTTGGACCGCTACGGCAACCCGATCGCGATCAACCGCGGCGACGTTCGGATCGACATCATTCCGGACCTGTTGCAGGACGAGGAACGGGTGCTCCGCGAGCTCACCGAGATCCTCGAGCTTCCGCCCGAGGAGGTTCAGCGGATCCGCGAGGGGATCGCCCGCTCGTCGGGCTACCAGCCGGTGCCGGTCGCCGAGCACGTCCCGCCCGACAAATATTTCGCCGTCTCGGTGCGCCAGCCGGAGCTTCCCGGAGTCGCCCCGCTGCGGGCCTTCACCCGCTATTATCCCGAAGGCGCCGCGGTCGGCCATCTGGTCGGCTATGTCGGCGTTCCGAACCAGCAGGAATATGAGGCCGAGAACCGCAACCCGCTGCTGATCACTCCGGGCTTCAAGGTCGGCAAGCAGGGGCTCGAGCAGACGCTCGAGCAGCGCCTGCGCGGCCGGCCCGGCGCGGCGCGGGTCGAGGTGACCGCGCGCGGACGGCTGGTGCGCGAGCTCCAGACCCTGCCCGACGTGCGCGGGGCGCCGCTCAGGACGACGATCGACGCCGGCCTGCAAAGCTACGCCGCGCGCCGCGCGGGCGATCAATCGGCGGCGGTGGTGGTGATCGACGTTCGGAGCGGCGACCTCCTGTGCATGGTTTCGATGCCCTGCTACGATCCCAACAACTTCTCGGACGGGATCAGCCACAGCGAATGGGACATGATGGCGCAGGACGAGCGCCATCCGATGATCAACAAGGTGCTCCAGGGGCTCTATCCGCCCGGATCGACCTGCAAGCCGATGAACGCTCTGGCCCTGCTCGAAGCCGGAGTCGACCCGGACGAGCGGGTGGTCTGCGCCCATTCCTACCCGGTCGGAAACCACGTCTTCCACTGCGACACCACGCATGGCCCGATCGCGATGAAGGACGCGGTGTCGCGCAGCTGCGACATCTATTTCTACCATATGTGCCGCCGGGTCGGAGTCCAGGCGGTCGCGCCGATGATGCGCCACATGGGCTATGGCGAGCGCTTCGACCTTCCCTTCGCCAGCCAGCGCTACGGCACGGTGCCCGATGCCGCATGGCTGCAGCGGCGCGAGCACCGCGCCTGGCAGGAATATGACACGATCAACATGTCGATCGGCCAGGGCTATGTGCTGGTCAATCCGCTTCAGCAGGCGATGCAAGTGGCGCGGATCGCGAGCGGGCGGATGCTCCACCCGCGCCTTCTCGCCGACCGGCCGGTCAATCTCGGCGAGCCCTTGCCGATCGCGCCCGACCATCTCGCCTTCATCCGATCGGCGATGGAGGCGACCGTCAACGGCAACGGCACGGCGCGCGGCGCCAAGCTCCCGCTCGACAATGTGCTGATGGGCGGCAAGACCGGAACCGCGCAGGTCCGCCGGATCACCATGGGCGAGCGCGCCGGGGGCGTGCGCTCCAACGAAAGCCTCGCGTGGCGGATGCGCGACCATTCGCACTTCGTCGCCTTCGCTCCGACCAACGCCCCGCGCTACGCCTGCGCCGCCCTGGTCGAGCATGGCGGCTTCGGCGCCCAGGCCGCCGCGCCTTTGGTGCGCGACGTGATGACCTATTTGTTCGACAAGGACCGGGCGATGGCCGCCCTCCTTCCGCTCGAGGAGCAATGGGGCGGCTCGATCGCCCAGCGGATGGAGCGCGAGGCGCGCGAATGGGCCGCGCGAACGCCGGCGGCTGCGCCCCGGGCGGAGCCGACCTGA
- a CDS encoding rod shape-determining protein MreD — protein MNRIAGSETEVAIRDIRRRYVPMLSTLAAILLGSILPIVATSPWMPNLGFLVLITWRLMRPEIWPAQVAIGFGLAADLISGAPLGQSVLLWALTFLALDSLDNLAGVRDYWLDWIAAAAAIAFHTLGAWYIALLMGSETRFWIMIPQLALSILAYPLAARLVLGLDRWRLMR, from the coding sequence ATGAACCGGATCGCCGGATCCGAGACCGAGGTCGCGATCCGCGACATCCGCCGGCGCTACGTTCCGATGCTCTCGACCCTGGCGGCGATCCTGCTCGGCTCGATCCTGCCGATCGTCGCCACCTCGCCCTGGATGCCCAATCTCGGTTTCCTCGTCCTGATCACCTGGCGGCTGATGCGGCCCGAAATCTGGCCGGCGCAGGTGGCTATCGGCTTCGGCCTCGCCGCCGACCTGATCTCCGGAGCGCCGCTCGGCCAGTCGGTCCTGCTCTGGGCGCTCACCTTCCTCGCCCTCGATTCGCTCGACAATCTGGCGGGAGTCAGGGATTATTGGCTGGACTGGATCGCGGCCGCCGCAGCGATCGCCTTCCACACGCTCGGCGCGTGGTACATCGCGCTTCTGATGGGCAGCGAGACTCGTTTCTGGATCATGATCCCGCAGCTCGCCCTCAGCATTCTCGCTTATCCCCTCGCCGCGCGCCTCGTGCTCGGGCTCGACCGCTGGCGGCTGATGCGATGA
- the mreC gene encoding rod shape-determining protein MreC, with protein sequence MAPPMNRRPGFSRRAQFGLFLGYVIAVGGVLAAVLLLAVSILDPRGFAALRGASADATAPVAGAGRSVVGFFSGIGDSVSAYWRAGSQNAELNAQLTAARRELVRRQALDYENRRLHALLGLAREAQDEVTIARIVGSSYESPRRLATLSAGTTSGVAIGQPVRSPDGLIGRVLETGRWASRVLMITDGASNVPVRLVRDGTPALAVGRGDGTMELRTLEVGQNPFRRGDVLVTSGVGGLYPPNIPVALVVSSQGDTAIARPVADPARMDYAIVERIYQPAAGGPLDLAPAVAPAPPVAGPPPVATPHPGQQNNPRYQPGLQQPQPGMITAPPAPRPAEPPR encoded by the coding sequence ATGGCGCCGCCGATGAACCGGCGCCCCGGTTTCTCCAGGCGGGCGCAATTCGGGCTGTTCCTCGGCTATGTCATCGCCGTGGGCGGGGTGCTGGCCGCCGTGCTTTTGCTCGCCGTCTCGATCCTCGATCCGCGCGGATTCGCGGCTTTGCGCGGCGCATCGGCCGATGCGACCGCGCCTGTCGCGGGCGCGGGCCGGTCCGTCGTCGGCTTCTTCAGCGGCATCGGCGACAGCGTCTCCGCTTATTGGCGGGCCGGATCGCAGAATGCCGAGCTCAACGCCCAATTGACCGCGGCCCGGCGCGAGCTGGTCCGCCGCCAGGCGCTCGACTATGAAAACCGGCGGCTCCACGCCCTGCTCGGCCTCGCCCGCGAGGCGCAGGACGAGGTGACGATCGCCCGGATCGTCGGCTCCTCCTACGAATCGCCGCGCCGGCTCGCCACGCTTTCGGCGGGAACCACCTCCGGCGTGGCGATCGGCCAGCCCGTCCGCTCGCCCGACGGCCTGATCGGGCGGGTGCTGGAAACGGGGCGCTGGGCCTCGCGCGTCCTGATGATCACCGACGGCGCCAGCAACGTGCCTGTACGCCTCGTCCGAGACGGCACCCCTGCCCTCGCCGTCGGCCGCGGCGACGGGACGATGGAGCTTCGAACGCTCGAGGTCGGCCAGAACCCGTTCCGCCGGGGCGACGTCCTGGTCACGTCGGGAGTCGGCGGCCTCTATCCGCCCAACATTCCGGTCGCCCTGGTCGTCTCCTCGCAAGGCGACACCGCGATCGCCCGCCCGGTCGCCGATCCGGCGCGGATGGATTATGCGATCGTCGAGCGCATCTACCAGCCGGCCGCGGGCGGGCCGCTCGATTTGGCTCCGGCCGTGGCCCCGGCGCCGCCGGTCGCCGGGCCGCCACCCGTGGCGACGCCCCATCCCGGGCAGCAAAACAACCCCCGCTACCAGCCGGGCCTCCAGCAACCCCAGCCGGGGATGATCACGGCCCCGCCCGCGCCGCGCCCCGCGGAGCCGCCGCGATGA
- a CDS encoding rod shape-determining protein: MSLFNFLRFPSHDMAIDLGTANTVVYVRGRGVVLNEPSVVAIETINGVKRVKAVGDDAKLMMGKTPDQIEAIRPLRDGVIADIDVAEQMIKHFIHKVHGKRRFPRWPEIVICVPSGSTSVERRAIRDAASNAGARQVWLIEEPMAAAIGADMPVTEPIGSMVVDIGGGTTEVAVLSLRGLAYTTSVRVGGDKMDEAISSYVRRNHNLLIGEATAERIKKQVGVAKAPPNGTDGETVHIKGRDLVNGVPKEITINQRQIAEALSEPVGTIVEGVRIALENTAPELAADIVDQGIVLTGGGALLKSLDEVLRDETGLPVTVADDPLTCVAIGTGRAMEEEIFRGVLQTA; the protein is encoded by the coding sequence ATGTCCCTTTTCAACTTCCTCAGATTTCCCTCCCACGACATGGCCATCGACCTCGGCACCGCCAATACGGTGGTCTACGTGCGCGGCCGCGGCGTGGTCCTCAACGAGCCTTCGGTGGTCGCGATCGAGACGATCAACGGCGTCAAAAGGGTCAAGGCCGTCGGCGACGACGCCAAGCTGATGATGGGCAAGACCCCCGACCAGATCGAGGCCATCCGGCCGCTTCGCGACGGCGTGATCGCCGACATCGACGTCGCCGAGCAGATGATCAAGCACTTCATCCACAAGGTCCACGGCAAGCGCCGCTTCCCGCGCTGGCCGGAGATCGTGATCTGCGTGCCCTCCGGTTCCACCTCGGTCGAAAGGCGCGCGATCCGCGACGCCGCGTCCAACGCCGGCGCCCGCCAGGTGTGGCTGATCGAGGAGCCGATGGCCGCAGCGATCGGCGCCGACATGCCGGTGACGGAGCCGATCGGTTCCATGGTCGTCGACATCGGCGGCGGCACCACCGAGGTCGCCGTGCTCTCGCTTCGCGGCCTCGCCTACACGACTTCGGTGCGCGTCGGCGGCGACAAGATGGACGAGGCGATCAGCTCCTACGTCCGCCGCAACCACAACCTCCTGATCGGCGAGGCAACGGCCGAGCGGATCAAGAAGCAGGTCGGAGTGGCCAAGGCGCCGCCCAACGGGACCGACGGCGAGACGGTGCACATCAAGGGCCGCGACCTCGTCAACGGCGTTCCCAAGGAGATCACGATCAACCAGCGGCAGATCGCCGAGGCGCTCAGCGAGCCCGTCGGAACGATCGTCGAGGGCGTCCGGATCGCGCTCGAGAACACCGCGCCGGAGCTCGCCGCCGACATCGTCGACCAGGGCATCGTGCTTACCGGCGGCGGGGCGCTTCTGAAGAGTCTCGACGAAGTCCTGCGCGACGAAACGGGCCTTCCGGTCACCGTCGCCGACGATCCGCTCACCTGCGTCGCGATCGGCACCGGCCGGGCCATGGAAGAGGAGATCTTCCGCGGCGTGCTCCAGACGGCCTAA
- the mutL gene encoding DNA mismatch repair endonuclease MutL: MSIRRLPEHLVNRIAAGEVVERPANALKELVENAIDAGARRISIVLAQGGIGRIEVADDGSGMASEEIALALERHATSKLPGDAIDQVATLGFRGEALPSIASVARLTIESRLRGADGWSRTVDNGRLEGEGPVALPPGTRVTVEDLFGKVPARRKFLRSERSEYAACLDVVKRLAMARPDIGFTLEHEGRRSLAVQPGEDRPARVAALTDRALAENSLAIDYVRGPAHLGGVAGLPTFNRGVADHQYLFVNGRPVRDRLLIGAVRAAYQDLLARDRHPVLALFIEVPPEEVDVNVHPAKTEVRFRDPGGIRGLIVGGLRHALDEAGHRSAQRPNAAALGNWRSEQDYLRHSRESGNPAPFFTPRQGSWTPASAGVTGEVRDRALDYTPQARAEPATEAVPQALSHPLGVARGQVAATYIVAEAEDGLVLVDQHAAHERLVLERMRRAMADGGVATQALLLPEVVELDEPACDRIEARIAELGEMGLELERFGPRAMLVRATPAMLGAGDVKGLVTDLADELAAYDGALSLKEKIDLVAATMACHGSVRAGRILSVAEMNALLREMEVTPHSGQCNHGRPTWVKLSMGDVEKLFGRK; this comes from the coding sequence ATGTCAATACGCCGCCTGCCCGAGCACCTCGTCAACCGCATCGCCGCCGGTGAAGTGGTGGAAAGACCGGCCAATGCGTTGAAAGAGCTGGTCGAAAACGCGATCGACGCGGGCGCGAGGCGAATCTCGATCGTCCTGGCGCAGGGGGGCATAGGGCGGATCGAGGTCGCCGACGACGGCAGCGGCATGGCGAGCGAAGAGATCGCGCTCGCGCTGGAGCGGCACGCCACCTCCAAGCTTCCCGGCGACGCGATCGATCAGGTCGCGACCTTGGGCTTCCGCGGCGAAGCGCTTCCCTCGATCGCCAGCGTCGCCCGGCTGACCATCGAGAGCCGCCTGCGCGGCGCCGACGGCTGGTCCAGGACGGTCGACAATGGCCGGCTGGAGGGGGAGGGGCCCGTCGCGCTTCCGCCCGGCACTCGGGTCACGGTCGAGGACCTGTTCGGCAAGGTGCCGGCGCGGCGCAAGTTCCTTCGCTCGGAGCGCAGCGAATATGCCGCCTGTCTCGACGTGGTGAAACGGCTGGCAATGGCCCGGCCGGACATCGGCTTCACGCTCGAGCACGAGGGCCGCCGCTCGCTGGCGGTCCAGCCGGGCGAGGACCGGCCCGCGCGGGTGGCGGCGCTGACCGACCGCGCGCTGGCCGAAAACAGCCTGGCGATCGATTATGTCCGGGGTCCCGCGCACCTCGGCGGAGTGGCCGGCCTTCCGACCTTCAACCGCGGAGTCGCCGATCACCAATATCTGTTCGTCAACGGGCGCCCGGTGCGCGACCGGCTGCTGATCGGCGCCGTGCGCGCCGCCTATCAGGATCTGCTGGCGCGCGACCGCCACCCGGTGCTCGCCTTGTTCATCGAAGTCCCCCCTGAGGAAGTCGACGTCAACGTCCACCCGGCCAAGACCGAGGTCCGCTTCCGCGACCCCGGCGGAATCCGCGGCCTGATCGTCGGCGGCCTCAGGCACGCGCTCGACGAAGCCGGCCACCGCAGCGCCCAGCGCCCGAATGCCGCGGCGCTGGGGAATTGGCGGAGCGAGCAGGATTATCTTCGTCATTCCCGCGAAAGCGGGAATCCCGCTCCCTTCTTCACGCCGAGACAAGGAAGCTGGACCCCCGCTTCCGCGGGGGTGACGGGGGAGGTTCGGGACCGGGCGCTCGATTACACCCCTCAGGCCCGCGCCGAACCGGCAACCGAAGCCGTCCCTCAAGCCCTTTCCCACCCCCTCGGAGTCGCCCGCGGCCAGGTCGCCGCAACCTATATCGTCGCCGAGGCCGAGGACGGTCTGGTCCTCGTCGACCAGCACGCCGCCCACGAGCGCCTCGTGCTCGAGCGGATGCGCCGCGCCATGGCCGATGGCGGAGTCGCCACCCAGGCGCTGTTGCTGCCCGAGGTGGTCGAGCTCGACGAGCCCGCCTGCGACCGGATCGAGGCGCGGATCGCCGAGCTTGGCGAGATGGGCCTCGAGCTGGAGCGATTCGGCCCGCGCGCGATGCTCGTGCGCGCGACTCCGGCGATGCTCGGCGCGGGTGACGTCAAAGGGCTGGTCACCGACCTCGCCGACGAGCTCGCCGCCTATGACGGCGCGCTCAGCCTCAAGGAGAAAATCGATCTCGTCGCCGCGACCATGGCCTGCCACGGCTCGGTCCGCGCGGGGCGAATCCTCTCGGTCGCCGAGATGAACGCGCTTCTGCGCGAGATGGAGGTCACGCCCCATAGCGGCCAGTGCAACCACGGCCGCCCGACCTGGGTGAAGCTGTCCATGGGCGATGTCGAGAAATTGTTCGGGCGGAAATGA
- a CDS encoding class I SAM-dependent methyltransferase: MLSSPRSGARGKRLDDGDIWNQYWRFDRIASCFDGAGAGNYDECVAAGWRDWFQALPKGARILDLCTGNGAAALIAAAAGRAGGKDFEIVAVDRAEIDPPAFVTRHADDYAAIRFVPGTDIEALPFPDAGFDAVISQYGVEYAHAGRAIPEALRMIAPGGSARFVVHAADGAIAEGSRAIVAEADLLLGEIDLPGNAARCFAALWAVERDGGQDRADADRAFAAFQEALVLTARQVPHARDRAMFKNSGAVLFDTFRRRGHFDLDQLLAKAGEIEGEIHAHQGRLIALIEAALDHEGAKALAAQIGGACQPLTNQSELIGYVVEARR, encoded by the coding sequence ATGTTAAGCTCCCCTCGCTCAGGCGCGAGGGGGAAACGCTTGGACGACGGGGACATCTGGAACCAATATTGGCGTTTCGACCGGATCGCGTCCTGCTTCGACGGGGCCGGGGCGGGCAATTACGACGAGTGCGTCGCCGCCGGATGGCGCGACTGGTTCCAGGCCCTGCCGAAGGGCGCGCGGATTCTCGACCTGTGCACCGGCAACGGCGCCGCCGCGTTGATCGCCGCCGCGGCCGGGCGGGCCGGGGGCAAGGACTTCGAAATCGTCGCGGTGGACCGCGCGGAGATCGATCCGCCCGCCTTCGTCACCCGCCACGCCGACGATTATGCCGCGATCCGCTTCGTTCCCGGCACCGACATCGAGGCCCTCCCCTTCCCCGATGCGGGATTCGACGCGGTGATCAGCCAGTACGGCGTGGAATATGCCCATGCCGGGCGGGCGATCCCGGAAGCGCTGAGGATGATCGCGCCCGGCGGCTCGGCGCGATTCGTCGTCCATGCCGCCGACGGCGCGATCGCCGAGGGTTCGCGGGCGATCGTCGCCGAGGCCGATTTGCTGCTCGGCGAGATCGACCTCCCGGGCAACGCCGCGCGCTGCTTCGCGGCTCTGTGGGCGGTCGAGCGCGACGGCGGGCAGGACCGTGCCGACGCGGACCGTGCCTTCGCCGCCTTCCAGGAGGCGCTGGTCCTGACCGCGCGGCAGGTCCCACACGCGCGCGACCGGGCGATGTTCAAGAATTCGGGCGCGGTCCTGTTCGACACCTTCCGGCGCCGCGGCCATTTCGACCTCGACCAGCTGCTCGCCAAGGCCGGCGAGATCGAAGGCGAAATCCACGCCCACCAGGGGCGGCTGATCGCTCTGATCGAGGCCGCGCTGGACCATGAAGGCGCGAAGGCTCTGGCGGCGCAGATCGGCGGCGCCTGCCAGCCGCTGACGAACCAGAGCGAGCTGATCGGCTACGTCGTCGAGGCGCGACGCTAG
- the ilvC gene encoding ketol-acid reductoisomerase has translation MRVYRDEDCDLSVVRSKRVAILGYGNQGRAQALNLRDSGVQVTIALAEASRRREQARAEGFPVMTAAEAAAGAGLVVMLAADEDHGRIYDEEVAPNLREGAALGFAHGLSIRFGLVAPREDLDVFLVAPKGPGTALRQDYLEGSGLISLFAVHQDSSGGAEALALSYAAAIGSGRVGILPTSFAEECEADLFNEQAVLWGAIPELIHAGYETLVEAGFSPEIAYFECLTEVKLLADLIHQRGIAGMREAISNTAEFGALEGGKRIVTAGTRAEMRKILAEVRSGTFTAKLIADAKAGYPRLRASRAGAAAHPIEATRRRIADLKG, from the coding sequence ATGCGGGTCTATCGCGACGAGGATTGCGACCTTTCGGTCGTCCGCTCCAAGCGGGTGGCGATCCTTGGCTATGGCAATCAGGGGCGCGCCCAGGCGCTGAACCTCAGGGATAGCGGGGTTCAGGTGACGATCGCCCTGGCCGAAGCCTCACGACGGCGGGAGCAGGCGCGCGCGGAGGGCTTCCCAGTGATGACGGCAGCCGAGGCCGCCGCCGGCGCGGGTCTGGTCGTCATGCTTGCCGCCGACGAGGATCACGGGCGAATCTATGACGAGGAGGTTGCCCCGAACCTGCGCGAGGGTGCCGCGCTAGGCTTCGCCCACGGCCTCAGCATCCGCTTCGGCCTGGTCGCGCCGCGGGAGGATCTCGACGTCTTCCTGGTCGCGCCCAAGGGCCCGGGGACGGCGCTTAGGCAGGATTATCTGGAAGGCTCGGGCCTGATCTCGCTGTTCGCCGTTCATCAGGATTCGAGCGGCGGCGCGGAGGCGCTCGCTTTGTCCTACGCGGCGGCGATCGGAAGCGGGCGGGTCGGGATATTGCCGACGAGCTTCGCCGAGGAATGCGAGGCCGATTTGTTCAACGAGCAGGCGGTGCTGTGGGGAGCGATCCCCGAGCTGATCCATGCCGGCTACGAGACCCTGGTCGAGGCCGGCTTCTCGCCCGAAATCGCCTATTTCGAGTGCCTGACCGAGGTGAAGCTGCTCGCCGACCTGATCCACCAACGCGGAATCGCCGGGATGCGCGAGGCGATCTCCAACACCGCCGAGTTCGGCGCGCTCGAGGGGGGGAAGCGGATCGTCACCGCCGGGACTCGGGCCGAGATGCGCAAGATCCTGGCCGAGGTCCGCTCAGGCACCTTCACCGCGAAGCTGATCGCCGACGCGAAGGCCGGCTATCCCCGGCTCAGGGCGTCGCGCGCCGGGGCCGCGGCGCACCCGATCGAGGCGACGAGGCGCAGGATCGCCGACCTGAAGGGCTAG
- the miaA gene encoding tRNA (adenosine(37)-N6)-dimethylallyltransferase MiaA — protein MNAQTRKPVALIAGPTASGKSSLALGLAERADGVVINADSAQVYRDLRIVSARPGPDEEARAPHRLYGHRDGADPCSAADWAAEAKAEIAAAHEAGRLPILAGGTGLYLRTLIEGIAPVPEIDPAIRKTVRALPAGEAHEALQREDPEAASRIRRSDTTRAARALEVIRSTGRPLKAWQAEKTGGIGDSVALAPLILLPPREWLSERCDARFEAIFGDEGVAEVRALLDRHLPPLAPVMRAIGVPEIAACLRGEATREQALAAGRIATRQYAKRQYTWFRRQPPADWRRFEEPLVEGALAKALDLLL, from the coding sequence ATGAACGCCCAAACGAGGAAACCAGTCGCGCTTATCGCGGGGCCGACCGCCAGCGGCAAGTCGTCGCTGGCGCTCGGGCTTGCCGAGCGCGCGGACGGCGTGGTGATCAACGCCGACAGCGCCCAGGTCTATCGCGACCTCAGAATCGTCAGCGCGCGGCCAGGGCCGGATGAGGAGGCGCGCGCTCCGCACCGGCTCTACGGCCATCGCGACGGCGCCGACCCCTGCTCCGCGGCGGACTGGGCGGCGGAGGCCAAGGCGGAGATCGCGGCGGCGCACGAAGCGGGCAGGCTGCCGATCCTCGCCGGCGGAACCGGCCTCTATCTGCGCACCCTGATCGAGGGCATCGCCCCGGTGCCGGAGATCGATCCCGCAATTCGCAAAACGGTGCGGGCGCTGCCGGCCGGCGAGGCCCACGAGGCGCTCCAGCGCGAAGACCCGGAAGCGGCGTCGCGAATCCGCCGGAGCGACACGACCCGGGCAGCTCGGGCGCTGGAGGTGATCCGCTCCACCGGGCGGCCGCTCAAGGCGTGGCAGGCCGAAAAGACGGGCGGGATCGGGGATTCGGTGGCGCTCGCCCCGCTGATCCTGCTGCCGCCGCGCGAGTGGCTGAGCGAGCGCTGCGATGCGCGGTTCGAAGCGATTTTCGGGGATGAAGGCGTCGCCGAGGTGCGCGCCCTGCTCGACCGCCACCTCCCGCCGCTCGCCCCGGTGATGCGGGCAATCGGAGTCCCGGAGATCGCCGCCTGCCTGCGCGGCGAGGCGACGCGCGAGCAGGCGCTGGCAGCGGGCCGGATCGCGACCCGCCAATATGCCAAGCGGCAATATACCTGGTTCCGCAGGCAGCCGCCGGCGGACTGGCGAAGGTTCGAGGAGCCGCTGGTTGAGGGCGCGTTGGCAAAGGCTCTCGACCTGCTGCTATAG